Proteins encoded within one genomic window of Halodesulfurarchaeum formicicum:
- a CDS encoding DUF1684 domain-containing protein, translating to MDDDSSAPDWIQAVREHRAAKSRAFESADSPLSESAQQSFDGLDFFPIDENYRVTGRFEPLSDPESVSLDATRGPPVSFEHVGQLGVEIAGELQVLAVYRAPGVDALLVPFRDDTNGTETWAKGRYLNLTAPAASGRVSVPVDFNLAYLPLCVYDETVSSAIPPMENEISTAVRAGEKGRPTGE from the coding sequence ATGGACGACGATTCGTCAGCCCCCGACTGGATCCAGGCGGTCCGGGAGCACCGTGCGGCAAAGTCTCGGGCCTTCGAGTCTGCGGATTCGCCGCTCAGTGAGTCCGCCCAGCAATCCTTCGATGGGCTGGATTTCTTCCCGATCGACGAAAACTATCGGGTGACGGGTCGGTTTGAGCCACTGTCGGACCCGGAATCGGTGTCCCTCGACGCGACCCGGGGGCCCCCGGTGTCCTTCGAGCACGTCGGTCAGCTCGGCGTCGAGATCGCGGGTGAACTCCAGGTTCTCGCAGTGTATCGGGCCCCGGGGGTCGACGCGCTGCTCGTTCCCTTCCGGGACGATACAAACGGCACTGAGACCTGGGCGAAAGGCCGATACCTGAATCTCACTGCGCCCGCCGCGTCTGGACGAGTGTCGGTGCCTGTCGATTTCAATCTCGCCTATCTCCCGCTCTGTGTCTACGACGAGACAGTCAGTTCGGCGATCCCACCGATGGAAAACGAGATTTCAACGGCCGTGCGGGCAGGTGAAAAAGGCAGACCGACAGGAGAGTGA
- a CDS encoding DUF5789 family protein, which produces MAVPPSKTDEDETAIAFGIAAVDGLLDETDLDFPADRQAVEAALGNRVVPYDPRGNTIELSRALDDVETRQFGSRQELLNALHPVFEARRDGAGLQGWFRSLWPF; this is translated from the coding sequence ATGGCTGTACCGCCATCGAAAACAGACGAGGACGAGACAGCCATCGCCTTCGGTATCGCCGCCGTCGACGGCCTGCTCGATGAAACCGACCTGGACTTCCCCGCCGATCGCCAGGCCGTCGAGGCGGCACTGGGAAACCGGGTCGTCCCATACGATCCCCGGGGAAACACCATCGAACTCTCACGGGCACTGGACGACGTCGAAACGCGGCAGTTCGGATCGCGACAGGAATTGCTTAACGCGCTCCATCCGGTCTTCGAGGCCAGGCGGGACGGTGCCGGCCTCCAGGGATGGTTCCGATCGCTGTGGCCCTTCTGA
- a CDS encoding DUF7261 family protein — protein MERSRGQIILVAAFALAVVFVALALILNTAIFTENLATRETVDEHDAIDLRATATDTGDVLLRATNENESLNHDSSTLVGTYRDRIRAYSQAEINHSLTRGAVHHVRLDGTHNGTMLRQTNDTTFESAGGDNTWPVSSGVTNVRRGQITVTNASTSTPVVFNATNGSASWSVSVQGSADGYNVTVDPVAGTTADRSVDGPAVVLRPTNGTVNGTEMDNLRVQSQFDGPFDLWIRNGSTATGTYRLIHDVPYADLDDSAFDGVDDPTAHPAIYNATLSVELSRTDLEYATNVTVEPNGPEPR, from the coding sequence ATGGAGCGCTCGCGAGGGCAGATCATTCTCGTCGCGGCCTTTGCCCTCGCGGTCGTCTTCGTCGCGCTGGCGCTGATACTCAACACGGCGATTTTCACCGAGAACCTGGCGACCCGCGAAACCGTCGACGAACACGACGCCATCGATCTGCGAGCCACGGCAACAGACACCGGCGACGTACTGCTGCGAGCCACCAACGAGAACGAGAGTCTCAATCACGACTCCAGCACGCTCGTCGGGACCTATCGGGACCGAATACGGGCGTACAGCCAGGCCGAGATCAATCACTCGCTTACCCGGGGGGCAGTACATCACGTCCGCCTCGACGGGACACACAACGGGACGATGCTGCGCCAGACCAATGACACCACCTTCGAGTCAGCGGGCGGGGATAACACTTGGCCGGTTAGCTCGGGAGTCACGAACGTGCGGCGGGGACAGATCACCGTCACGAACGCCTCCACTTCCACCCCGGTGGTCTTCAACGCCACCAACGGGTCCGCGAGCTGGTCAGTCTCGGTTCAGGGGTCGGCTGATGGGTACAACGTGACCGTCGATCCTGTCGCGGGAACCACCGCAGATCGCTCGGTCGACGGTCCAGCCGTCGTTCTACGACCGACGAACGGGACGGTAAACGGGACCGAGATGGACAATCTGCGGGTTCAGTCCCAGTTCGACGGCCCCTTCGATCTATGGATCCGGAACGGTTCGACCGCAACCGGAACCTATCGTCTGATCCACGACGTGCCGTACGCGGACCTCGACGATTCAGCCTTCGACGGCGTCGATGATCCGACGGCCCACCCGGCCATTTACAACGCCACGCTCTCGGTCGAGCTCTCCCGGACCGATCTAGAGTACGCGACGAACGTCACCGTGGAACCGAACGGCCCCGAACCGCGGTAA
- the rtcA gene encoding RNA 3'-terminal phosphate cyclase, translating into MKRIDGREGGGQLVRLAVALAAIEGVPVRIDNVRGGRDEPGLRAQHVAALQTVGTLTDADSEGVEVGSETVVFRPGPILGGDVEIEVGTAGSIPLVFDTVLPLAMATETPFTVRATGGTDVKWSPPIGYHRFVKFPFLQRFGLAAEIDVERRGFYPRDGGLATLKVSPSDVAPINCQERGELKGVTIHSIATADLQEAEVSKRQVNGARDALESEIDVPISTRSESVQSHSTGTVVLVVAKYEHSLAGFDALGEPGWPAEDVGKAAAQELRRFHHATGAVDRHLADQLLPFLARAGGGITTPTLTDHVRSSRALLETFGYEVDVQTDSERTRISTGLT; encoded by the coding sequence ATGAAACGGATCGACGGTCGGGAGGGCGGCGGCCAACTCGTCCGGCTGGCGGTGGCACTGGCCGCGATCGAGGGGGTTCCCGTCCGAATCGACAACGTTCGTGGCGGCCGGGACGAGCCGGGCCTTCGAGCCCAGCATGTCGCCGCGCTCCAGACCGTGGGGACACTCACCGACGCGGACTCCGAGGGTGTCGAAGTCGGGTCCGAAACGGTGGTCTTCCGACCGGGACCGATTTTGGGTGGCGATGTCGAAATCGAGGTGGGGACTGCCGGCAGTATTCCGCTTGTATTCGACACAGTGCTCCCGCTGGCAATGGCAACCGAGACCCCGTTTACTGTCCGTGCGACTGGCGGCACCGACGTGAAGTGGTCGCCCCCGATCGGGTACCATCGGTTCGTGAAATTCCCATTTCTACAGCGGTTTGGGCTCGCTGCCGAGATCGACGTCGAGCGCCGGGGCTTCTACCCACGGGATGGGGGTCTCGCAACTCTCAAGGTCTCGCCATCAGACGTGGCTCCGATCAACTGTCAGGAACGCGGGGAGCTGAAGGGGGTGACCATCCACTCGATCGCGACTGCAGACTTGCAGGAAGCCGAGGTTTCGAAACGGCAGGTAAATGGAGCCAGAGACGCCCTGGAAAGCGAAATCGACGTTCCCATCTCCACACGCAGCGAATCAGTCCAGTCCCACTCGACCGGGACTGTCGTGCTGGTAGTTGCCAAATACGAACATTCACTGGCGGGATTCGACGCCCTTGGCGAACCTGGCTGGCCCGCCGAAGATGTCGGCAAAGCCGCGGCCCAGGAGCTGCGCCGGTTTCACCACGCAACCGGGGCCGTGGATCGCCATCTCGCCGATCAACTGCTCCCCTTCCTGGCCAGAGCTGGTGGGGGGATCACGACGCCCACCCTGACCGATCACGTCCGTTCGTCCCGTGCCCTGCTAGAGACGTTCGGCTACGAAGTAGACGTCCAGACAGACTCGGAGCGAACCCGAATTTCGACCGGATTAACCTAA
- a CDS encoding DUF7112 family protein, producing MVERIAHDHPTVETRSATIERRGRTTRSEIRIAGSLDVESGSLIRLVLDGREYRAPIEERGDGTPVIRHAAETPRLARDRSAGENALVEWVEASDLEIGRSVEFDIVDPGYRYGLRKPGERATYESGRPEDSLSSIAENLDG from the coding sequence ATGGTTGAACGAATCGCTCACGACCACCCCACCGTCGAGACCCGGTCGGCGACCATCGAGCGCCGGGGGCGAACGACCCGTTCGGAGATACGAATCGCAGGGAGTCTGGACGTGGAATCAGGGTCGCTAATCAGACTCGTCCTCGACGGTCGGGAGTACCGTGCCCCGATCGAGGAGCGAGGCGACGGGACACCGGTCATTCGACACGCTGCCGAGACACCCCGGTTGGCCCGAGACCGATCCGCCGGTGAGAATGCCCTCGTCGAGTGGGTCGAGGCGAGTGACCTCGAAATCGGTCGCAGCGTCGAATTTGACATTGTGGACCCTGGCTACCGGTACGGGCTTCGGAAACCGGGAGAGCGGGCGACCTACGAGAGCGGTCGGCCCGAGGACTCGCTTTCGAGCATCGCCGAGAATCTCGACGGGTAG
- a CDS encoding mechanosensitive ion channel family protein: MVVGSGYDWNAIFHGGGSLETQVLLTALALGIAVFLVAVLVPVLVRVVFLGIEWLFGLMGLTGVYKAIHRPEANWGPESLTVKLLRVVVVVLAGIGLLGIWGEIQPVLRVLQTFSIPSSLVIQSVITVLLFVGAYTGMGILHHWVEELTARSDRISAHQEEISLRVVQIIFLTAAAIAALSLWGIDLGGLLVGAGFLGIVAGLAAQQTLGSLIAGFVLMLSRPFEIGDWVEIGDHEGIVSEVTIVNTRLENFDGELVVLPNDAVGNATIVNRSTKGRLRLRVEVGIDYSSDPEHAMNVAKEALSEVDNILSVPRPRVITSRLDDSAIVLELRFWIDKPSARRRAKAISAAIRAVSGAFQEAGIKIPFPQRELSGREETGGFHVIESGGED; encoded by the coding sequence ATGGTAGTGGGCAGCGGGTACGACTGGAATGCGATCTTTCACGGTGGTGGCTCCCTCGAGACACAGGTGCTTTTGACGGCACTCGCTCTCGGAATCGCGGTCTTTCTCGTCGCCGTGTTAGTGCCGGTTCTCGTGCGGGTGGTCTTTCTGGGGATCGAGTGGCTCTTCGGATTGATGGGGCTGACGGGAGTCTACAAGGCCATTCACCGCCCGGAAGCGAACTGGGGCCCCGAGTCGTTGACTGTCAAACTGTTACGGGTAGTCGTAGTCGTTCTCGCTGGCATCGGTTTGCTGGGTATCTGGGGCGAGATCCAACCGGTCCTTCGGGTCCTTCAAACCTTCTCGATCCCGTCATCGCTCGTGATTCAGAGTGTGATTACTGTCCTGCTCTTTGTCGGTGCCTACACTGGGATGGGAATCCTCCATCACTGGGTCGAGGAGCTGACGGCCCGATCGGACCGTATCTCGGCCCATCAAGAGGAGATCTCGCTTCGGGTCGTTCAGATTATCTTTCTCACCGCAGCCGCGATCGCTGCACTTTCCCTGTGGGGAATCGATCTCGGTGGGCTGCTGGTCGGGGCCGGCTTCCTCGGTATTGTGGCCGGTCTGGCCGCCCAGCAGACGCTTGGCTCGCTCATTGCCGGTTTCGTCCTCATGCTGTCCCGGCCCTTCGAGATCGGAGATTGGGTGGAGATCGGTGACCACGAGGGGATCGTCAGTGAGGTGACGATCGTCAACACCCGACTCGAGAACTTCGACGGCGAACTCGTCGTGCTACCGAACGATGCAGTCGGTAACGCGACGATCGTGAACCGCTCGACCAAGGGCCGCCTGCGACTTCGTGTCGAGGTTGGAATCGACTATTCGTCCGACCCGGAACACGCCATGAACGTGGCGAAAGAGGCCTTATCAGAGGTGGACAACATCCTCTCTGTCCCTCGGCCCAGGGTCATAACCAGTCGATTGGACGACTCGGCGATCGTCCTCGAGTTGCGGTTCTGGATCGACAAGCCGAGTGCCCGTCGCCGGGCCAAGGCGATCAGTGCGGCTATTCGGGCCGTCTCGGGGGCGTTCCAGGAGGCCGGGATCAAGATTCCTTTCCCCCAGCGGGAACTCTCCGGGCGGGAAGAAACTGGTGGGTTCCACGTGATCGAGAGCGGTGGGGAGGACTGA
- a CDS encoding helix-turn-helix domain-containing protein codes for MSDSMSEYLSQDMQCEGLLECMHGLKELDKEVFLELTDAEEPLTVDDIAEAVDRERSTAYRSVQRLLQSGFIQKEQVNYEQGGYYHVYRPTDPDRIADDMQRLLNDWYAKMGQLITQFRDQYEERAVSEN; via the coding sequence ATGTCGGATTCGATGAGCGAGTATCTTTCCCAGGACATGCAATGTGAGGGGCTTCTGGAATGTATGCACGGTCTCAAGGAGCTCGACAAGGAAGTGTTTCTGGAATTGACCGACGCCGAGGAACCGCTCACGGTGGATGACATCGCCGAGGCTGTGGATCGGGAGCGTTCAACGGCCTATCGATCCGTCCAGCGCCTGCTCCAGTCAGGGTTCATCCAGAAAGAACAGGTGAACTACGAACAGGGCGGGTACTATCACGTCTACCGGCCCACGGATCCGGATCGGATCGCCGATGACATGCAGCGGCTCCTCAACGACTGGTATGCGAAGATGGGACAGCTTATCACCCAGTTTCGGGATCAGTACGAGGAACGAGCGGTCTCCGAGAACTAA
- a CDS encoding ketopantoate reductase family protein, with amino-acid sequence MHVAILGAGAIGSALAGTLSGSATVTLIGHENDHLRALRRGSLQIDSPTDVARSQEVSVSTSPSTVAEADLLLLAVKSYDTATAMAEVESYLADTEVLTLQNGLGNIQTIREVVGENQVIGGTTTMAAFIPEPGRVRIESRGQTRIGRPWDGTDGLDAVTETFRTAGFDIQAASDIRTAIWEKVLINVGINPVTALGRVPNGHLRSGPGRELLEAAIEEAAQVAAAEGYHVADPIEQAIQVVQDTATNRSSMSQDLQRGTRTEIESLNGAIVDRAEKHGIHVPVNRTLSAAIRLASSRAETHSSNGSRA; translated from the coding sequence ATGCACGTGGCAATCCTGGGAGCCGGTGCAATCGGGTCTGCGCTCGCCGGGACGCTCTCGGGTTCGGCCACAGTGACACTGATCGGACACGAGAACGACCACCTGCGGGCACTCCGCCGTGGGTCGCTGCAAATCGACTCTCCAACGGATGTGGCCCGTTCCCAGGAGGTTTCAGTGTCTACCAGCCCGTCGACTGTGGCCGAGGCGGACTTGCTACTCCTGGCCGTCAAGAGTTACGACACCGCGACCGCCATGGCCGAGGTAGAATCGTACCTCGCGGACACGGAGGTACTCACACTGCAGAACGGACTGGGGAACATCCAGACGATCCGCGAGGTCGTCGGCGAGAACCAGGTGATCGGCGGGACGACGACGATGGCCGCCTTTATCCCGGAACCGGGCCGGGTCCGTATCGAGAGTCGGGGCCAGACCCGTATCGGCCGCCCCTGGGACGGAACTGATGGGCTAGATGCGGTAACCGAGACGTTCAGGACTGCCGGATTCGACATCCAGGCCGCATCAGATATCCGGACGGCCATCTGGGAGAAAGTGCTGATCAATGTGGGCATCAATCCGGTGACGGCCCTGGGTCGAGTGCCAAACGGACACCTTCGATCGGGGCCCGGACGCGAACTCCTCGAAGCGGCGATCGAAGAGGCCGCCCAGGTCGCCGCAGCCGAGGGATATCACGTTGCCGACCCGATCGAGCAGGCCATCCAGGTCGTCCAAGACACGGCGACGAATCGCTCCTCGATGTCCCAGGACCTACAGCGGGGGACACGGACCGAAATCGAGTCGTTGAACGGCGCGATCGTCGACCGAGCCGAGAAACACGGTATTCACGTCCCCGTCAATCGGACACTTTCGGCCGCGATTCGACTGGCGAGTTCTCGGGCTGAAACACATTCGTCAAATGGGTCGCGGGCGTAG
- a CDS encoding DUF4897 domain-containing protein: MDWGSFRALGLTVLLLGVLAGPATAGTTLGSDTQQIGEMESDLVIISADVAENGTATFQIEYAIRLDDENDSQAFDELANDIEQNESAYVSRFADRMQNTVSAAETSTGRSMTVRDFGVTARTSPTLGNQYGTVTYTATWENFANVTNGDIQVGDALAGLFLDEETRLRIEWPETYQRATVDPAPTGSSAGEVVWEGPRQFETGQPALTLEPTPTTSPDLTTTETTAAEDGLPWVPIGLILLALVLLGGWYVYRGTEPEATDSAGPVTEPAEPKAESGEPSPPSELLSNEERVEQYLASVGGRAKQQEIVEALDWTEAKTSQVLSDMSEADEIEKFRIGRENVVKLPESSDESV; the protein is encoded by the coding sequence ATGGACTGGGGGAGCTTTCGGGCACTGGGATTGACTGTCCTCCTCCTGGGTGTCCTCGCCGGTCCGGCGACGGCCGGGACGACGCTCGGGTCGGACACCCAGCAGATCGGGGAGATGGAATCGGATCTCGTGATCATTAGCGCGGACGTGGCCGAGAACGGCACGGCGACGTTCCAGATCGAATACGCAATCAGACTGGACGACGAGAACGATTCCCAGGCGTTCGATGAGTTGGCGAATGATATCGAGCAGAACGAATCGGCCTACGTGTCCCGGTTTGCGGACCGCATGCAGAACACGGTATCCGCGGCGGAAACATCGACCGGCCGGTCGATGACCGTCCGTGATTTCGGCGTTACGGCCCGGACGAGTCCGACACTCGGGAACCAGTACGGGACCGTGACCTACACCGCCACCTGGGAGAACTTTGCGAACGTGACAAACGGGGACATCCAGGTCGGGGACGCCTTAGCGGGGCTGTTCCTCGACGAGGAGACACGACTGCGGATCGAGTGGCCCGAGACCTACCAGCGGGCCACAGTTGACCCCGCTCCGACCGGTTCGAGTGCGGGAGAAGTGGTCTGGGAAGGTCCACGCCAGTTCGAGACGGGACAGCCCGCGCTCACACTCGAACCCACACCCACGACGAGCCCGGATCTGACGACGACCGAGACGACGGCGGCCGAGGACGGCCTTCCCTGGGTCCCGATCGGACTGATTCTCCTCGCCCTGGTTCTGCTTGGCGGATGGTACGTCTATCGTGGGACTGAACCGGAGGCAACTGACAGCGCGGGGCCGGTCACCGAACCGGCCGAACCGAAGGCAGAATCCGGCGAACCGAGCCCGCCATCGGAGCTTTTGAGCAACGAGGAACGCGTCGAACAGTACCTGGCTTCGGTCGGTGGTCGCGCGAAACAACAGGAAATCGTCGAGGCGCTCGACTGGACGGAGGCCAAGACGAGCCAGGTACTCTCGGACATGTCGGAGGCAGACGAAATCGAGAAGTTCCGGATCGGTCGGGAGAACGTCGTCAAACTCCCCGAATCCAGCGACGAATCGGTCTAA
- the mobB gene encoding molybdopterin-guanine dinucleotide biosynthesis protein B, translating into MKVVGVAGRRNTGKTTLLERLLEAVPESVRVATVKSIHHDIEFDTEGTDTHRHRLAGADRVIGITPTQSAEFRPVGKEDGVTLRDRLVELHEQGVDWVFVEGFKTAALPTILVGDIEETAVEGDRLFRVPDGTAVDGDEIFDRIRDIPDWKPS; encoded by the coding sequence ATGAAAGTCGTTGGCGTTGCCGGCCGTCGAAACACCGGGAAGACGACACTACTCGAACGGCTCCTCGAGGCGGTTCCCGAGTCGGTTCGTGTCGCGACGGTGAAATCGATTCATCACGACATCGAGTTCGATACCGAAGGAACGGATACACATCGACACCGCCTGGCCGGCGCAGACAGGGTCATCGGCATCACTCCGACGCAGTCTGCGGAGTTCCGACCGGTGGGCAAGGAAGACGGGGTAACGCTGAGGGATCGGCTGGTCGAACTCCACGAGCAGGGCGTCGACTGGGTGTTCGTCGAGGGGTTCAAGACTGCGGCCCTTCCCACGATTCTCGTGGGCGACATCGAGGAAACCGCAGTCGAGGGTGACCGACTCTTTCGCGTTCCGGACGGCACTGCTGTCGACGGGGACGAAATTTTCGACCGGATTCGTGACATACCTGATTGGAAACCGTCGTGA
- a CDS encoding transcription initiation factor IIB, translating to MSDATIRTYSGERQRTRVDESESETETEESVDEHVCPECGGRLDTDEERGETVCSECGLVVEENEIDRGPEWRAFDAAEKDQKSRVGAPTTNMMHDKGLSTNIGWQDKDAYGRALSSRQRQKMQRLRTWNERFRTRNSKERNLKQALGEIERMSSALGLPQEVRETASVIYRRALEEDLLPGRSIEGVATASLYAAARQMSTPRSLDEMANVSRIDEMEFKRTYRYIVRELSLEVQPADPASYVPRFASELDLADEVERRARQLLTTAQEKGVTSGKSPVGLAAAAIYAASLLTNRRVTQSEVSEVTNVSEVTIRNRYQELLEAADVPA from the coding sequence ATGAGTGATGCCACAATCCGAACCTATAGCGGCGAGCGGCAGCGAACACGGGTAGACGAATCGGAATCGGAAACAGAAACAGAGGAGTCCGTCGACGAGCACGTCTGTCCAGAGTGTGGCGGACGACTCGACACGGACGAGGAGCGCGGCGAGACCGTCTGCTCGGAGTGCGGACTGGTCGTCGAGGAAAACGAAATCGATCGCGGTCCCGAATGGCGAGCCTTCGACGCCGCCGAGAAGGACCAGAAGTCCCGCGTGGGCGCCCCCACGACGAACATGATGCACGACAAGGGGCTCTCCACGAACATCGGCTGGCAGGACAAGGACGCCTACGGGCGGGCACTCTCCTCGCGCCAGCGCCAGAAGATGCAGCGGTTGCGCACCTGGAACGAGCGGTTCCGCACCCGGAACTCCAAAGAGCGCAACCTCAAACAGGCACTGGGCGAGATCGAACGCATGAGCTCCGCGCTCGGGCTTCCCCAGGAAGTACGGGAGACGGCTTCCGTGATTTACCGCCGAGCGCTTGAGGAGGACTTGCTCCCCGGCCGCTCCATCGAGGGTGTCGCCACGGCGTCGCTTTACGCCGCGGCCCGCCAGATGTCAACGCCCCGGAGCCTGGACGAGATGGCCAACGTGAGCCGGATCGACGAGATGGAGTTCAAGCGCACCTACCGCTACATCGTCCGGGAACTCAGTCTGGAGGTCCAGCCGGCCGACCCCGCGAGCTACGTGCCCCGGTTCGCCTCGGAACTCGACCTCGCCGATGAGGTCGAGCGACGGGCTCGCCAGCTACTCACGACAGCCCAGGAAAAGGGCGTCACGAGCGGCAAGAGCCCGGTGGGCCTGGCCGCCGCGGCGATCTACGCGGCGTCCCTGTTGACCAACCGCCGAGTCACCCAGAGCGAGGTCAGCGAGGTCACGAACGTTTCCGAGGTAACCATCCGAAATCGGTACCAGGAACTGCTCGAAGCCGCGGACGTCCCTGCCTAA
- a CDS encoding phosphoglycolate phosphatase translates to MAPPLAVDIDGTLSRPDRSIDPRIIDALGSWPAPVIIATGKALPFPVALAQYSGLEPMVVAENGGIAVAEDTLQVHGDRAAADAVAEAYQRQGHDLGFGKLDLANRWRETEIAVSRESPLEPLEAIAAEHGLEVVDSEYAYHVKSPDVSKGEAFEALAANLEFDPGTALAVGDSPNDVSLFEVAGTGVAVANATADAKDAADIVTSGSYADGFLEALNTVL, encoded by the coding sequence ATGGCCCCGCCACTCGCGGTCGATATCGATGGCACGTTGAGCCGGCCGGACCGGTCGATCGACCCCCGGATCATCGACGCCCTCGGCTCCTGGCCGGCCCCAGTCATCATCGCGACGGGCAAAGCCCTCCCCTTCCCCGTTGCACTGGCCCAGTATTCCGGTCTCGAACCGATGGTCGTCGCGGAAAACGGCGGGATCGCCGTGGCCGAAGACACCCTTCAGGTACACGGCGATCGAGCCGCCGCGGACGCTGTCGCCGAGGCCTACCAGCGCCAGGGCCACGACCTGGGGTTTGGCAAACTGGACCTGGCAAACAGGTGGCGTGAAACCGAAATCGCGGTGAGTCGTGAGTCCCCGCTCGAACCGCTCGAAGCGATCGCCGCGGAGCACGGACTGGAGGTCGTCGACTCCGAGTATGCCTATCACGTCAAGTCGCCCGATGTGAGCAAGGGCGAGGCCTTCGAGGCACTCGCCGCCAACCTCGAGTTCGACCCTGGAACGGCCCTGGCAGTGGGCGATAGTCCCAACGACGTGTCACTCTTCGAGGTGGCTGGGACCGGTGTCGCCGTCGCCAACGCGACCGCAGACGCGAAGGACGCGGCAGATATCGTGACCAGCGGGAGTTACGCCGACGGGTTCCTCGAAGCCTTGAACACGGTCTTGTGA